From Pseudoalteromonas sp. R3, one genomic window encodes:
- a CDS encoding DUF1414 domain-containing protein — protein MPIQSKYSNQQVEQIVDQLLNVLTENQATVDLSLMCLGNSITHIIKEHVPEQKRQAVAENFAKALTQSVK, from the coding sequence ATGCCTATCCAGTCAAAATATTCCAACCAACAAGTAGAACAAATTGTCGACCAACTGTTAAACGTACTGACAGAGAATCAGGCAACCGTCGATTTAAGCTTAATGTGTTTAGGAAATTCTATCACGCACATCATCAAAGAGCATGTGCCAGAACAGAAAAGACAAGCGGTTGCTGAAAATTTTGCCAAGGCGTTGACTCAGTCGGTAAAGTAA
- the yejK gene encoding nucleoid-associated protein YejK has product MSIEVNKLVVHYVDKQDEETQIHLREDEMQVNDRVAVFIEQLHHAYNGKPGKGFCAFDPDKDSRVASAMQSYRNNELAFWHLTQQATEVLKEELNKYAFNETGYLVFCHYQYVASDYLLIAMINIKEHYSITSELDLAASRHLDISRMQLAARVDLTAWDTQADENRYISFIKGRAGRKVADFFLDFLGCAEGIDPKQQSQTMLHAVEDYLAEQQFGKEEKDAIRKEVFDYCNDCINSGEDADVESLSDTVSKSSDVQFEDFYKQQGYELEESFPLDKKTVTTMVKFSGLGGGVSVGFERKHLGERVLYDPQSDTLTIKGVPPNLKDQLEKFYQQESE; this is encoded by the coding sequence ATGAGCATTGAGGTGAACAAGCTTGTTGTACACTATGTAGACAAGCAAGACGAAGAAACACAAATTCATTTGCGCGAAGATGAGATGCAGGTTAATGATCGGGTCGCGGTATTCATAGAGCAACTCCACCATGCTTATAATGGCAAACCTGGAAAGGGCTTCTGTGCCTTTGATCCCGACAAAGACAGCCGTGTTGCGTCGGCAATGCAAAGCTACCGTAATAACGAGCTGGCTTTTTGGCATCTGACGCAGCAGGCAACTGAAGTTCTTAAAGAAGAGCTGAACAAATATGCATTCAATGAAACCGGCTACCTGGTGTTTTGTCACTATCAGTATGTTGCCAGCGATTACTTATTGATAGCTATGATCAATATCAAAGAGCATTACTCGATTACCTCTGAGCTGGACCTGGCTGCATCAAGACATTTAGATATTTCGCGTATGCAGCTGGCTGCACGTGTAGACCTGACAGCCTGGGATACGCAAGCGGATGAAAATCGTTATATCTCGTTCATTAAAGGTCGTGCGGGCAGAAAGGTAGCGGATTTCTTTCTTGATTTTCTGGGCTGCGCCGAAGGCATTGATCCAAAACAGCAGTCGCAGACTATGCTGCATGCAGTAGAAGATTACCTGGCTGAACAACAGTTTGGGAAGGAAGAAAAAGACGCGATCCGCAAGGAGGTCTTTGATTATTGTAATGACTGTATCAACAGCGGCGAAGATGCTGATGTAGAGTCTTTGTCAGATACAGTGTCTAAGTCTTCGGATGTTCAGTTTGAGGACTTTTATAAGCAGCAGGGCTATGAACTGGAAGAGTCTTTTCCGCTAGATAAAAAAACCGTCACCACTATGGTTAAATTCTCTGGTCTTGGTGGTGGCGTCAGCGTGGGGTTCGAACGTAAGCACTTAGGAGAGCGAGTATTGTATGATCCGCAAAGTGATACTTTGACAATTAAAGGCGTGCCGCCGAACCTCAAAGATCAGCTGGAAAAGTTCTATCAGCAAGAAAGTGAGTAA
- a CDS encoding LPP20 family lipoprotein, whose amino-acid sequence MASKPLLATLLATAIISGCGANNANQPPVDTKPAWITSMPSSSYMIYGVGNAQNTGDLQQAKLAAQEAARLALAKQLNVTISATTRIEQSATEKSMQFHVDELINSKVPDIHLQGVKIEDEYVSADRQTVFALAAFNRTEAAMQTELAIRALDGDIAQFRLAATGSKSQQLKQAAALKELLVKRSKQNRYLTQLQAAPLALPEAVRDKQAEADAIINDISFSIEGDSQAHRKVRDILAKALSSQGIKVTTGDADFALKFTIDWQNMEKTGTFYSVAESYLVVLEDGEEQAHFNTKVKAASSYKETAKSNAMTKLAGKLGTQLAQFVVTGKS is encoded by the coding sequence TTGGCTTCTAAACCCCTGCTCGCAACCTTGCTAGCAACAGCCATTATCAGTGGCTGTGGAGCGAATAATGCTAACCAGCCCCCTGTTGACACCAAGCCAGCATGGATCACATCCATGCCAAGCTCAAGCTATATGATCTACGGTGTTGGCAACGCGCAAAACACAGGCGATTTGCAGCAGGCAAAACTGGCGGCGCAGGAGGCAGCCCGACTGGCTTTGGCAAAACAGCTCAATGTCACAATTTCTGCCACTACACGCATCGAACAATCAGCAACTGAAAAGTCAATGCAGTTTCATGTTGATGAACTTATCAATTCGAAGGTGCCGGATATTCATTTGCAAGGTGTTAAAATTGAAGATGAATATGTCAGTGCAGATCGACAAACCGTTTTTGCGTTAGCCGCCTTCAACCGCACCGAAGCTGCAATGCAAACGGAGCTTGCTATTCGCGCACTCGATGGAGACATTGCACAGTTCAGGTTGGCAGCCACAGGAAGTAAATCCCAGCAATTAAAGCAGGCCGCGGCGCTTAAAGAACTTTTGGTCAAGCGCAGCAAGCAAAATCGCTATTTGACGCAGTTGCAAGCCGCACCACTTGCTTTGCCAGAAGCAGTTCGGGACAAGCAAGCTGAAGCGGATGCAATCATCAACGACATCAGCTTTAGCATTGAGGGCGATAGCCAGGCACATCGCAAGGTTCGCGATATTTTGGCAAAAGCACTGAGTTCACAGGGAATAAAAGTGACCACAGGTGATGCCGACTTTGCTCTCAAATTTACTATAGACTGGCAAAATATGGAAAAAACCGGCACCTTTTACAGCGTAGCGGAAAGCTATCTGGTAGTGCTGGAAGACGGTGAAGAGCAGGCACACTTTAATACTAAAGTAAAAGCAGCTTCAAGCTATAAAGAGACCGCCAAAAGTAATGCAATGACCAAACTAGCTGGCAAGTTAGGTACTCAACTGGCACAGTTTGTTGTCACTGGTAAATCCTAA
- a CDS encoding penicillin-binding protein activator LpoB, whose amino-acid sequence MNCKTTLLKLTPLVVACSLAVTGCSSTKVQRVDANQEVALSDKWNGKDSQLVAEAMINDMLSFPWVNDHLQKEGSRPAIIIQSVRNKSHQHIAVDTFLNDLKRSILRSGQADFVANKDVRREIRDERKDQELNASLETQNEMGQEQGADYALSGTINSFVDQQGGDRVTFYQVDLRLIDMTTNREVWNGQKKIQKLQERSRFGF is encoded by the coding sequence ATGAACTGTAAAACCACACTTTTAAAGCTAACTCCTTTGGTTGTTGCATGTAGTTTAGCCGTCACAGGCTGCTCTTCAACCAAAGTGCAAAGAGTAGATGCAAATCAAGAGGTTGCCCTTTCTGACAAGTGGAACGGCAAGGACTCGCAATTGGTTGCAGAGGCTATGATCAATGATATGTTGAGCTTTCCATGGGTTAACGATCACTTACAAAAAGAAGGGTCGCGTCCTGCTATTATAATCCAGTCAGTCCGCAATAAATCGCATCAGCATATTGCAGTTGATACCTTTTTAAATGATTTAAAACGTTCAATTTTACGTAGCGGCCAGGCTGACTTTGTAGCTAACAAAGATGTTCGCCGTGAGATCCGAGACGAAAGGAAGGACCAGGAGCTGAACGCCAGCCTTGAGACGCAAAATGAAATGGGCCAGGAGCAAGGTGCTGATTACGCCCTGTCTGGCACTATCAACTCTTTCGTTGACCAGCAAGGCGGCGATCGCGTGACTTTCTATCAGGTCGACCTGAGATTGATTGATATGACCACAAACCGTGAGGTATGGAATGGACAGAAGAAAATTCAGAAGCTTCAAGAGCGCTCACGCTTTGGCTTCTAA
- a CDS encoding LPP20 family lipoprotein: MKIKPLITTMLVAGMLTACSSTGEKTASESKINIPDWVLNPAVENGIAAADCVKFSGNISIDQKMAVANARLALAQQIETRIEGLDKTFSNRTDANDETTVGATFSSVSKQLTKQTLNGSRVIKADVVEIGGKDYFCALTTLSPALTKSLFKDLVKESKKQINPQDEQFLYQEFKAFKAEKDLEKEIARLTN; encoded by the coding sequence ATGAAGATCAAACCGCTTATTACTACTATGCTCGTTGCAGGGATGTTAACAGCCTGTAGCTCGACTGGAGAAAAAACTGCTTCCGAGTCGAAGATTAATATACCCGACTGGGTATTAAACCCTGCCGTTGAAAATGGCATTGCTGCTGCGGATTGCGTTAAGTTTTCTGGCAATATCTCGATTGACCAGAAAATGGCTGTTGCGAATGCAAGGCTTGCTTTAGCTCAACAAATTGAAACACGTATTGAGGGGCTAGACAAAACCTTCTCTAATCGCACTGATGCCAATGACGAAACGACTGTTGGTGCAACTTTTAGCTCTGTTTCCAAGCAACTTACTAAGCAAACTCTAAACGGTTCACGCGTTATTAAAGCTGATGTTGTAGAGATTGGTGGCAAAGACTACTTTTGCGCGCTAACGACACTCTCACCGGCTCTGACAAAAAGCTTGTTTAAAGATCTGGTAAAAGAAAGTAAGAAGCAGATTAATCCACAGGATGAACAATTCTTGTATCAAGAATTTAAAGCGTTTAAAGCTGAAAAAGATCTGGAAAAAGAAATCGCCAGATTAACAAACTAA
- a CDS encoding murein transglycosylase domain-containing protein, translating into MKNILALTIASQFAAAAAVASTSSLFNELEAAMQTYDTSAQEQTEFERYKAQHLQEFNDYVEQHFAEFDAFRDKLIQQWGEAKVSSQSQFVSYSDDNRERLEVDFENDEIILSVRHHAGTHVSEQEISRAIERFRQSEGMLFQSFLSGESLTDGVTHREQVAIDNGLRVKSIIAAKAQIKQQTQEQKQLAEQQADAALALQSEPQLVEAASKELATKKAELDELATKRIKNLTKSVRQISKTEPQQVTQVRIKMPKNGLAHKRASDYQGQIAKQSERFEIDTSLVLAVMHTESHFNPLAKSHIPAFGLMQIVPTSAGVDVNRYLYKLDEPMSPPYLYIVDNNIEAGTAYLHLLNNRYLSAIKDPLSRKYCMIAAYNTGAGNVASVFNADGSRNIKRAARVINSLSPERVLEALQQGLPYSETRRYLKKVLATEKLYI; encoded by the coding sequence GTGAAAAACATACTTGCATTGACGATTGCATCTCAGTTTGCAGCCGCGGCAGCGGTCGCTAGTACATCTAGTTTGTTTAATGAACTGGAAGCGGCAATGCAAACCTATGACACCAGCGCCCAGGAGCAAACGGAATTTGAGCGTTACAAGGCGCAGCACTTGCAAGAGTTCAACGACTATGTTGAGCAACATTTTGCGGAGTTTGATGCGTTTCGCGACAAGCTGATCCAGCAGTGGGGTGAGGCTAAAGTTTCCAGTCAAAGCCAGTTTGTCAGTTACTCTGACGATAACCGCGAGCGGTTAGAAGTAGACTTTGAGAATGATGAAATAATTCTCAGTGTTCGCCACCATGCGGGCACTCATGTGTCAGAGCAGGAGATTTCTCGGGCCATAGAAAGGTTTCGTCAATCCGAAGGGATGCTGTTTCAGTCTTTTCTCAGCGGTGAATCATTGACAGATGGTGTGACTCACAGAGAGCAAGTCGCTATAGATAATGGACTGCGTGTAAAATCTATCATTGCGGCTAAAGCACAGATCAAGCAACAAACACAGGAACAGAAACAATTAGCAGAGCAGCAGGCCGATGCAGCTCTGGCATTGCAGTCTGAACCACAATTGGTGGAGGCCGCAAGTAAAGAGTTAGCGACAAAAAAAGCCGAACTTGATGAACTGGCCACTAAGCGCATAAAAAACCTAACAAAATCTGTCAGACAGATCTCAAAGACTGAGCCTCAGCAAGTGACTCAGGTGCGGATCAAAATGCCGAAAAACGGCTTGGCACACAAACGTGCATCAGACTATCAAGGTCAAATAGCAAAACAAAGCGAACGCTTTGAAATCGATACCAGCCTGGTGCTGGCTGTCATGCATACCGAGAGCCATTTTAATCCTCTGGCGAAATCACATATACCGGCATTTGGTTTAATGCAGATAGTGCCTACCAGCGCAGGCGTAGACGTCAATCGCTATTTGTACAAGTTAGACGAGCCAATGAGCCCGCCTTATCTCTATATTGTGGACAATAACATTGAAGCAGGCACGGCTTATTTACATCTTCTGAATAATCGTTATCTTAGCGCCATCAAAGATCCATTAAGCCGTAAGTATTGTATGATTGCAGCCTACAATACGGGAGCAGGGAACGTCGCCAGTGTATTTAATGCTGATGGCTCGCGCAATATTAAGCGCGCAGCAAGAGTGATTAACTCTTTGTCCCCAGAGCGTGTGCTGGAAGCGCTACAGCAAGGTTTACCTTACAGTGAAACTCGTCGCTATCTGAAAAAAGTCTTGGCGACGGAAAAACTATATATTTAA